One window of Populus nigra chromosome 5, ddPopNigr1.1, whole genome shotgun sequence genomic DNA carries:
- the LOC133695403 gene encoding UDP-rhamnose/UDP-galactose transporter 4-like, protein MSSTKADRKAADDAASWLFNVVTSVGIILVNKALMATYGFSFATTLTGLHFATTTLLTVVLRWLGYIQPSHLPLPDLLKFVLFANCSIVGMNVSLMWNSVGFYQIAKLSMIPVSCFLEVVLDNVRYSRDTKLSILVVLLGVAVCTVTDVSVNAKGFIAAVIAVWSTSLQQYYVHFLQRRYSLGSFNLLGHTAPAQAASLLLVGPFLDYWLTNNRVDSYAYSITSILFILLSCSIAVGTNLSQFICIGRFSAVSFQVLGHMKTILVLILGFILFGKEGLNLHVVIGMIIAVIGMIWYGNASSKPGGKERRSLSMNGNKPQKHDVLPESTEVDEKV, encoded by the exons ATGTCTTCAACCAAGGCTGATAGGAAGGCGGCTGATGATGCAGCCTCATGGCTGTTCAATGTTGTCACATCTGTTGGAATCATCCTGGTCAATAAGGCCCTGATGGCTACATATGGTTTTAGTTTTG CTACAACATTAACTGGTCTGCATTTTGCCACAACAACATTGTTAACTGTTGTTCTTAGGTGGCTGGGTTATATCCAGCCTTCCCATCTACCACTGCCTGATCTTCTGAAGTTCGTTTTGTTTGCAAACTGTTCTATTGTTGGAATGAATGTGAGTTTGATGTGGAACTCAGTTGGATTTTATCAG ATCGCAAAGCTGAGTATGATCCCAGTATCTTGTTTTCTGGAAGTTGTCTTGGACAATGTGCGGTATTCAAGGGACACAAAGCTTAGCATATTAGTAGTTCTCCTTGGTGTGGCAGTGTGTACTGTTACGGATGTGAGTGTTAATGCCAAAGGGTTTATAGCTGCTGTAATAGCAGTTTGGAGCACTTCCCTGCAGCAGTAT TATGTACACTTTCTTCAACGGAGGTATTCTCTAGGATCTTTCAACTTATTGGGGCACACTGCTCCTGCACAAGCTGCATCTTTGCTGTTAGTAGGGCCCTTTTTGGACTATTGGTTGACAAATAATAGAGTTGATTCCTATGCCTACAGTATCACATCCATT TTGTTCATACTCCTGTCGTGCAGCATCGCAGTAGGGACAAACCTCAGCCAATTCATTTGCATTGGCAGGTTTAGTGCTGTGTCATTCCAAGTGCTTGGACATATGAAGACAATTCTTGTCCTGATCTtgggatttattttatttgggaaaGAGGGTCTCAATCTTCATGTAGTTATAGGTATGATCATTGCAGTAATAGGAATGATCTGGTATGGCAATGCCTCATCTAAGCCCGGAGGAAAGGAGCGTCGTAGCCTATCAATGAATGGCAACAAACCACAAAAACATGATGTGTTGCCAGAATCCACCGAGGTGGATGAGAAGGTTTAG
- the LOC133694277 gene encoding TSL-kinase interacting protein 1-like, whose amino-acid sequence MPEKIKLQLFPIDEATLVGLEKDGYHPYLELTLSARKKVSSVLKHLNDKWGSSKIASGEPVLYPYNVAEGLARRKWTLSDFDITAGEVYAAIGNPSVFRLRYGWFSKSEIEPVGVPSASTADEACLQPQFVQKVSSINTESTCGEVKRMEETSEEFKPSTSTGAMNAVLADKISSDGSIGPKGNETKMDVGIGQPSTLWNDGLTDISIGGLLSEASLQGLLNSCDPRSNGSNLGLQPSQIISDSFDAFITAQVNGFQEPRLPPHSSSSSILDAEDTCHAFAVKKLSASGKDCRTLSGSAYSQTCSQDTDSKSPMHPTTTEDLGCKESETELSLGSRMYNHENSLGLSGIKWTDSLGPFDLGLSSSRKIINGDSLSIGRIIASD is encoded by the exons ATGCCTGAGAAGATAAAGCTGCAGCTTTTCCCAATTGATGAAGCAACACTTGTGGGCTTGGAAAAG GATGGGTATCATCCCTACTTGGAACTCACTCTAAGCGCTCGTAAAAAAGTATCTTCGGTGCTTAAGCATTTAAATGACAAGTGGGGTTCTTCCAAAATTGCTAGTGGGGAGCCGGTTCTATATCCGTATAACGTAGCTGAAGGTTTAGCTAGGAGGAAGTGGACGTTGAGTGACTTTGATATCACTGCAGGAGAGGTCTATGCCGCTATTGGGAACCCTTCTGTTTTCCGTCTAAG gtatGGTTGGTTCTCTAAATCTGAAATTGAACCCGTTGGAGTACCTTCAGCGTCAACTGCCGACGAGGCCTGTTTACAACCTCAGTTCGTGCAGAAAGTTAGCAGTATTAATACAGAGAGTACTTGTGGTGAAGTGAAACGGATGGAGGAAACAAGTGAAGAGTTCAAACCAAGCACTTCAACTGGAGCAATGAATGCGGTTTTGGCTGATAAGATATCTTCCGATGGATCAATTGGACCTAAG GGCAATGAAACAAAGATGGATGTTGGCATTGGGCAGCCATCAACGCTGTGGAATGACGGTCTAACTGACATAAGCATTGGGGGTCTGCTATCTGAAGCGTCCTTGCAAGGACTGTTGAATTCCTGTGATCCAAGATCAAATGGGAGTAACCTAGGCTTGCAGCCATCTCAGATAATCTCTGATTCATTTGATGCCTTTATTACTGCACAAGTAAATGGTTTCCAAGAACCAAGGCTTCCTCCTCACAGTTCTAGCTCATCTATTTTGGATGCCGAGGACACATGCCACGCCTTTGCCGTTAAAAAATTATCTGCCTCAGGCAAAGATTGTCGAACTCTGAGTGGAAGTGCATATTCTCAGACCTGCAGTCAAGATACTGATTCAAAGTCACCTATGCATCCAACTACAACTGAG GACCTTGGGTGCAAAGAATCTGAAACAGAGCTCTCACTTGGTTCTCGAATGTATAATCATGAAAACAGCCTTGGGCTTTCAGGAATCAAATGG ACTGATTCTTTGGGACCCTTTGACCTCGGCCTGTCGTCTTCTAGAAAGATTATCAATGGTGACAGTTTAAGCATCGGCAGAATTATAGCTTctgattga